In Vicia villosa cultivar HV-30 ecotype Madison, WI unplaced genomic scaffold, Vvil1.0 ctg.000477F_1_1_3, whole genome shotgun sequence, a single window of DNA contains:
- the LOC131628769 gene encoding uncharacterized protein LOC131628769: MSAQIWVRFFGLPQEYWRPQILFAITSSVGTPICIDSAASKSRVERTFGYFVRVLVDMDLSQPLNHNVLVEREGFAFFTDISYENLPEFCFHCRKTGHNSIDCKLLHKMPQAVAKPSKPIPQKTTTPVILQDPSFVPDPVPVVPYGDVLQHPYTSQVGAEGGVAVDGPPDPVLVEDPHAPQPIPNFISQLSQDSNTQLSVFVDATPEFDSIAEVPETIDKNRIFLKNSWDALSLDVAEPSAPAFSIVYAATNQAKRKDLWHHLSFLQSTHNLPWSFLGDFNTIIGAHEHRGRNSPVKGPMSDFKTWSDINNLVHVPTKGSFFTWSNKRNDPFFIERRLDRCICNHLWLVSCASTTVSTLTKLCSDHFPILLEFHNNHPKVVSQFKFLKAWTLHQGCRPLIEEVWKQKILGCLMFVLSRKLQILKSSLKSWNYSTFGNVTSNVKLAEENLHNIQSLLQASGNNDGLRAQELDAQTTLSKALDIENCFWREKSRIKWSLEGDRNTAFFHRITKIKKTPLNLSPFSKMETSP; this comes from the exons ATGTCTGCTCAGATTTGGGTGAGGTTCTTTGGTCTCCCTCAAGAATATTGGCGCCCTCAGATACTGTTTGCTATTACAAGTAGTGTCGGTACTCCGATTTGTATTGATTCAGCCGCGTCCAAATCTAGAGTGGAAAGAACCTTTGGCTACTTTGTTCGTGTCTTGGTTGATATGGATCTCTCTCAGCCCCTTAACCACAATGTTCTTGTTGAAAGAGAGGGTTTTGCTTTTTTCACTGATATTTCCTATGAGAATCTGCCTGAATTTTGCTTCCATTGCAGAAAAACGGGACATAACTCTATTGATTGTAAGTTGCTACATAAAATGCCTCAAGCTGTTGCCAAGCCTTCCAAACCTATTCCTCAGAAAACTACAACCCCAGTGATCCTTCAGGACCCCTCTTTTGTTCCGGATCCTGTCCCGGTTGTTCCTTATGGAGATGTCCTTCAACATCCTTACACTTCTCAGGTTGGTGCTGAAGGGGGAGTGGCGGTGGACGGACCCCCTGATCCTGTCTTGGTGGAGGATCCTCATGCTCCCCAACCGATTCCTAATTTCATCTCCCAGCTCTCTCAAGATTCCAATACCCAACTCTCTGTCTTTGTTGACGCCACTCCTGAGTTTGATTCTATTGCTGAAGTTCCTGAAACTATTGACAAGAATAGAATTTTTCTGAAAAATTCATGGGATGCCCTTTCTCTCGATGTTGCTGAACCTTCTGCTCCGG CTTTTTCTATTGTATATGCTGCTACTAACCAAGCAAAACGCAAGGATCTTTGGCACCACCTCTCGTTCCTTCAGTCTACTCACAACCTCCCTTGGTCTTTCCTAGGTGACTTCAATACCATCATTGGTGCCCATGAACATAGAGGCCGAAACTCTCCAGTTAAAGGGCCTATGTCTGATTTCAAAACCTGGAGCGACATCAACAACCTTGTTCATGTGCCCACTAAAGGTTCTTTCTTTACTTGGTCGAACAAAAGAAATGATCCATTCTTCATTGAAAGGCGTTTGGATAGATGCATTTGTAACCATCTTTGGCTGGTTTCATGTGCCTCTACTACAGTCTCTACCCTTACCAAGTTATGCTCTGATCACTTTCCCATTCTCTTGGAGTTTCACAACAATCACCCCAAAGTAGTCTCTCAATTCAAATTTCTCAAGGCTTGGACTTTGCACCAGGGCTGTAGACCTCTTATTGAAGAGGTTTGGAAGCAAAAGATTCTGGGTTGTCTTATGTTTGTTTTGTCCCGTAAACTCCAAATTCTCAAAAGCTCCCTCAAGTCTTGGAATTACTCTACCTTTGGAAATGTTACTTCTAATGTTAAACTAGCAGAAGAAAATCTCCACAATATTCAATCTCTTCTTCAGGCTTCGGGGAACAATGACGGTCTTAGAGCCCAAGAGTTAGATGCCCAAACTACTCTTTCCAAAGCTTTAGATATTGAAAACTGTTTTTGGAGGGAAAAGTCCAGAATCAAGTGGTCTTTAGAAGGTGATCGCAACACTGCTTTTTTCCACCGTATCACCAAGATAAAAAAAACTCCTTTAAACCTATCTCCATTCTCAAAGATGGAGACATCACCTTGA